In Zalophus californianus isolate mZalCal1 chromosome 17, mZalCal1.pri.v2, whole genome shotgun sequence, one DNA window encodes the following:
- the LOC113936513 gene encoding uncharacterized protein LOC113936513 isoform X2, giving the protein MRDPIILPYSAQGGELGCRATVAGGGGAGAQQRRSWELGGPDSVRWERLPCPLGWQLPGTVFRQSPYAGQCSRTCENSSGQEMCNWCPCGVYNLEEPPSEADSIIIPILQEWKQSRQVGSPKPEVTRL; this is encoded by the exons ATGCGAGACCCCATCATTCTTCCTTATTCTGCGCAGGGCGGAGAGTTAGGTTGCCGGGCAACcgtggctgggggcgggggcgcagGGGCGCAGCAGCGGAGATCCTGGGAACTCGGCGGACCCGACTCCGTGCGGTGGGAACGGTTACCTTGCCCGCTTGGGTGGCAGCTGCCAGGCACGG TTTTCAGACAGTCTCCATATGCCGGGCAGTGTTCAAGGACCTGTGAAAACAGCAGTGGACAAGAAATGTGTAATTGGTGCCCCTGTGGAGTTTACAACCTAGAGGAG CCACCGTCTGAGGCAGATtctatcatcatccccattttacaagaaTGGAAACAGTCACGGCAGGTTGGATCACCAAAGCCCGAGGTTACAcggctg TGA
- the LOC113936513 gene encoding uncharacterized protein LOC113936513 isoform X1, producing MRDPIILPYSAQGGELGCRATVAGGGGAGAQQRRSWELGGPDSVRWERLPCPLGWQLPGTVFRQSPYAGQCSRTCENSSGQEMCNWCPCGVYNLEEPPSEADSIIIPILQEWKQSRQVGSPKPEVTRLVFEDRSSSLRSFFMLNTPRWTLQGFLGIYGHTLP from the exons ATGCGAGACCCCATCATTCTTCCTTATTCTGCGCAGGGCGGAGAGTTAGGTTGCCGGGCAACcgtggctgggggcgggggcgcagGGGCGCAGCAGCGGAGATCCTGGGAACTCGGCGGACCCGACTCCGTGCGGTGGGAACGGTTACCTTGCCCGCTTGGGTGGCAGCTGCCAGGCACGG TTTTCAGACAGTCTCCATATGCCGGGCAGTGTTCAAGGACCTGTGAAAACAGCAGTGGACAAGAAATGTGTAATTGGTGCCCCTGTGGAGTTTACAACCTAGAGGAG CCACCGTCTGAGGCAGATtctatcatcatccccattttacaagaaTGGAAACAGTCACGGCAGGTTGGATCACCAAAGCCCGAGGTTACAcggctg GTATTTGAAGATAGATCCTCATCCCTCCGTAGCTTCTTTATGCTGAACACCCCTAGGTGGACCCTTCAAGGCTTTCTTGGAATATATGGGCACACTTTACCATGA